The Anas platyrhynchos isolate ZD024472 breed Pekin duck chromosome 31, IASCAAS_PekinDuck_T2T, whole genome shotgun sequence genome includes a window with the following:
- the LOC140000005 gene encoding olfactory receptor 14A16-like, whose translation MPNSSSVSEFLLLAFSNKRELQLLQFVLFLGIYLAALLGNGLILSTVACHHHLHTPMYFFLLNLAVLDLGCISTTLPKAMANALWDTRAISYQGCTAQLFLFAFLAGAEFSLLTIMAYDRYVAICKPLHYGSLLGSRACAQMAAAAWGSGFLNAVLHTANTFSLPLCQGNAVDQFFCEIPQILKLSCSDAYLREAGALVFSVSLVLVCFVFIVVSYVQIFRAVLRMPSEQGRHKAFSTCLPHLAVVSLFISTGMFAYLKPPSISSPSMDLFVSVLYSVVPSSVNPLIYSMRNQEFKDAVRKLFGYMLLCNQ comes from the coding sequence atgccgaacagcagctctgtgagtgagttcctcctgctggcattctcAAACAAgcgtgagctgcagctcctgcaatttgtgctcttcctgggcatctacctggctgccctcctgggcaatggcctcatcctcagcaccgtagcctgccaccaccacctccacacccccatgtacttcttcctcctcaacctcgctgTCCTTGatctgggctgcatctccaccactctgcccaaagccatggccaatgccctctgggacaccagggccatctcctatcaaggatgtaCTGCCCAactctttctctttgctttcttggCTGGAGCAGAGTTTtcccttctcaccatcatggcctatgaccgctacgttgccatctgcaagcccctgcactacgggagcctcctgggcagcagagcttgtgcccagatggcagcagctgcctggggcagtggctttctcaatgctgtcctgcacacggccaacacattttccctgcccctctgccaaggcaatgctgtggaccagttcttctgtgaaatcccccagatcctcaagctctcctgctcagatgcctacctcagggaagctggggcacttgtgtttagtgtttctttagtccttgtttgttttgttttcattgtggtgtcctatgtgcagatcttcagggcagtgctgaggatgccctctgagcagggccggcacaaagccttttccacgtgcctccctcacctggctgtggtctccctctttatcagcactggcatgtttgcctatctgaagcccccctccatctcttccccatccatGGATCTTTTTGTGTCAGTTCTCTACTCAGTTGTTCCTTCatcagtgaaccccctcatctacagcatgaggaaccaggagttCAAGGATGCAGTAAGGAAACTCTTTGGATACATGCTTCTTTGCAATCAATAA